Proteins encoded in a region of the Pelagicoccus sp. SDUM812003 genome:
- a CDS encoding SpoIIE family protein phosphatase has protein sequence MRLASKLSAIGTDLLGVEQAIHSTPTLTSIAQHYEAMHRDLPIASLWKDRCRRVRGCNKRLLSLLGLPPCERDQHPVGSAEEALFSGPLNCQIELDDSRVLATGEPALDREVEAILPDGRSANLIVSRIPLQGHDQKPAGILVTYLDVTEHRESERRILAHEKELEERNKTIEFDLDSARQIQKFLLGKRAEPCAFLDVAFRYRYMEKVGGDYMSFRNLDGDAYSLLLADLTGHGVTAALFMALLKYISQEAPEEVRALPGYFLNYLDMEFYGQIPNGFFTAISATARYDESTESVELEYANAAHPAGVIVRKDGSYELLENGDFAVGLLDLVERSSHKAQLRPGDRFYAYTDGFLETVNDRDEEYGMQRFCETLAATRGLSLENSIEAVYAALAAFSRSDDAQDDMTILGIEARAKESQLPSQDEDPWGGWGDN, from the coding sequence ATGCGCCTCGCCAGCAAACTGTCGGCGATCGGTACCGATCTCTTAGGAGTGGAGCAAGCGATTCACTCAACCCCCACGCTTACCAGCATCGCCCAGCACTACGAAGCCATGCATAGGGACCTTCCCATCGCCTCGTTGTGGAAGGATCGCTGCCGACGCGTGCGCGGCTGCAACAAACGTCTGCTCTCCCTGCTTGGCCTGCCACCGTGCGAGCGCGACCAGCACCCCGTCGGCAGCGCCGAAGAAGCGCTTTTCTCCGGCCCGCTAAACTGCCAGATCGAGCTCGACGACTCCCGAGTCCTGGCCACCGGCGAACCGGCCCTCGATAGGGAAGTCGAAGCGATCCTGCCCGATGGCAGATCGGCGAACCTCATCGTGAGCCGCATCCCCCTCCAAGGCCACGACCAGAAACCCGCCGGCATTCTGGTGACCTATCTGGACGTGACCGAACACCGCGAATCGGAACGCAGGATCCTCGCTCACGAGAAGGAACTGGAAGAGCGAAACAAGACCATCGAGTTCGATCTCGATTCAGCCCGACAGATTCAGAAGTTCCTCCTCGGAAAGCGAGCCGAGCCCTGCGCCTTTCTCGACGTGGCGTTTCGCTACCGCTACATGGAGAAGGTCGGCGGCGACTACATGAGCTTTCGCAATCTGGATGGCGACGCCTACTCCCTGCTCCTAGCTGACCTGACCGGTCATGGCGTCACCGCCGCTCTGTTCATGGCCCTCCTGAAATACATTTCCCAGGAAGCCCCCGAGGAAGTCCGCGCCTTGCCTGGCTATTTTCTGAACTACCTCGATATGGAATTCTACGGGCAGATTCCAAACGGCTTCTTCACCGCCATCTCCGCAACCGCCCGCTACGATGAGTCCACCGAATCGGTGGAGCTCGAATACGCCAACGCGGCCCATCCTGCGGGAGTCATCGTGCGCAAGGATGGCAGCTACGAGCTGCTGGAAAACGGAGATTTCGCCGTCGGCCTACTCGACCTAGTGGAGCGCAGTTCGCACAAGGCGCAGCTTCGCCCCGGAGACCGATTCTACGCCTATACCGACGGATTCCTCGAAACCGTCAACGATCGTGACGAGGAGTACGGCATGCAGCGCTTTTGCGAAACCCTCGCCGCGACCCGAGGTCTCTCGCTGGAAAACAGCATCGAAGCGGTCTACGCCGCTTTGGCAGCGTTTAGCCGCAGCGATGACGCCCAGGACGACATGACCATTCTGGGGATCGAGGCCAGAGCGAAGGAGTCGCAGCTCCCCTCCCAGGATGAGGATCCATGGGGCGGATGGGGCGACAACTAG
- a CDS encoding AraC family transcriptional regulator, with amino-acid sequence MSERTQQAAKPELLIGGLLTSKDRVEILETLEKRIHDAEYNALSLKIPRDDGRLQKRPGMHFHFKPEIFIQISGFTEFSVPGEVLTVRPGDVCIMPAGVPHQETIYSQKGASFRNLVVGFYSNAISVHLAFEVEPHKPEIDVIAFYDAPNLDVFLTLANSLVNNYHKRKPSRDRIVKGLSIALLSMVKSLVETGSDGLNQDIGKVFQVKWLVREQISNAKLNVKTLADRLKCSPDYLSHLFIQQTGEKLTHYIQRIRIEGAALALQTTPLYVSEIAWSSGFSDPAYFARVFKKFMNVTPQEYRAQREEKRRQEEAAPKTIYYDREDYSAGTPHR; translated from the coding sequence ATGAGCGAGCGAACCCAGCAGGCTGCCAAACCCGAACTGTTGATCGGAGGATTGCTAACGAGCAAGGACCGTGTCGAGATTTTGGAGACGCTAGAGAAACGTATTCACGACGCCGAATACAACGCGTTGTCCCTTAAGATCCCGCGGGACGACGGACGGCTGCAGAAACGGCCTGGCATGCACTTTCATTTCAAGCCGGAAATCTTTATCCAGATCTCCGGTTTCACCGAATTCTCGGTGCCTGGCGAAGTGCTGACGGTCCGTCCGGGAGACGTGTGCATCATGCCCGCCGGGGTGCCGCATCAGGAAACGATCTACTCGCAGAAGGGGGCTTCCTTTCGCAACCTCGTGGTCGGCTTCTACAGCAATGCCATTAGCGTGCACCTCGCCTTCGAGGTCGAACCGCACAAACCCGAGATCGATGTCATCGCGTTCTACGACGCCCCGAACTTGGATGTGTTTCTCACCTTGGCGAACTCTTTGGTGAACAACTACCACAAGCGAAAACCCAGTCGGGATCGCATCGTCAAAGGCCTCTCCATCGCTTTGCTTTCGATGGTTAAATCCTTGGTGGAAACGGGTAGCGACGGACTCAATCAAGACATCGGCAAGGTGTTCCAGGTGAAGTGGCTGGTGCGCGAGCAGATCTCCAACGCGAAGCTCAACGTTAAGACCTTGGCGGACCGCTTGAAGTGCTCGCCCGACTACTTGTCGCATCTCTTCATCCAGCAGACGGGAGAGAAGTTGACCCACTATATCCAGCGTATCCGCATCGAGGGAGCGGCCTTGGCCTTGCAGACCACGCCGCTCTACGTCTCCGAGATCGCCTGGTCGAGCGGCTTTTCCGACCCGGCCTATTTCGCTCGGGTATTCAAGAAGTTCATGAACGTGACCCCGCAGGAATACCGGGCCCAGCGCGAGGAAAAACGCCGCCAGGAGGAAGCCGCCCCGAAAACGATCTACTACGATCGCGAGGACTACTCGGCAGGAACGCCGCATCGCTAG